In one window of Agrobacterium larrymoorei DNA:
- the purB gene encoding adenylosuccinate lyase, whose product MIPRYSRPEMVAIWSPETKFRIWFEIEAHACDALAEIGVIPKEAAKTIWEKGGAAEFDVARIDEIEAVTKHDVIAFLTHLAEFVGPDSRFIHQGMTSSDVLDTTLNIQLVRAADLLIADMDRVLNALKTRAFEHKNTVRIGRSHGIHAEPTTMGLTFARFYAEMDRNRARLVAARTEIATGAISGAIGTFANIDPSVEEHVCKALGLAPEPVSTQVIPRDRHAMFFATLGVIASSIENVAIEIRHMQRTEVLEAEEFFSPGQKGSSAMPHKRNPVLTENLTGLARLVRMSVVPAMENVALWHERDISHSSVERAIGPDTTVTLDFALNRLAGVIEKLVIYPDNMLKNMNKFRGLVHSQRVLLALTQAGVSREDSYRLVQRNAMKVWEEGKDFLEELLGDEEVRAALPEETIREKFDLGYHTKHVDTIFTRVFGQA is encoded by the coding sequence ATGATCCCTCGTTATTCCCGCCCGGAAATGGTCGCTATCTGGTCGCCGGAAACCAAGTTCCGCATCTGGTTCGAAATCGAGGCGCATGCCTGCGATGCGCTGGCGGAAATCGGCGTCATTCCGAAGGAAGCTGCAAAGACCATCTGGGAAAAGGGCGGCGCAGCCGAGTTCGACGTTGCACGCATCGATGAGATCGAGGCCGTCACCAAGCATGATGTCATTGCCTTCCTCACGCATCTGGCAGAATTCGTCGGCCCGGACTCGCGCTTCATCCATCAGGGCATGACATCGTCGGACGTTCTCGATACCACGCTGAACATTCAGCTGGTGCGCGCCGCAGATCTTCTGATTGCGGATATGGACCGCGTTCTCAATGCGCTAAAGACACGCGCTTTCGAGCACAAGAACACGGTGCGCATCGGTCGCAGCCACGGCATCCATGCCGAGCCGACAACGATGGGCCTGACTTTCGCGCGCTTCTATGCCGAGATGGATCGCAACCGCGCCCGCCTTGTCGCGGCCCGCACAGAAATCGCAACAGGCGCCATCTCCGGCGCAATTGGCACCTTCGCCAATATCGACCCATCGGTCGAAGAGCATGTCTGCAAAGCGCTTGGTCTGGCACCGGAGCCGGTTTCCACACAGGTCATCCCGCGTGACCGTCACGCCATGTTCTTCGCAACGCTCGGCGTCATCGCCTCGTCCATCGAAAACGTCGCCATCGAAATCCGCCACATGCAGCGCACGGAAGTTCTGGAAGCCGAAGAGTTCTTCTCTCCGGGCCAGAAGGGCTCTTCCGCCATGCCGCACAAGCGCAACCCGGTTCTGACGGAAAACCTCACCGGCCTTGCACGCCTCGTGCGCATGTCCGTCGTCCCGGCCATGGAAAACGTCGCGCTGTGGCACGAGCGCGATATCAGCCACTCCTCCGTGGAACGCGCCATCGGCCCGGATACCACCGTCACGCTGGACTTCGCCCTGAACCGTCTGGCAGGCGTCATCGAAAAGCTGGTCATCTACCCGGACAACATGTTGAAGAACATGAACAAATTCCGCGGCCTCGTTCATTCCCAGCGCGTTCTCCTGGCGCTGACGCAGGCTGGAGTCTCCCGCGAAGACAGCTATCGCCTCGTCCAGCGCAATGCGATGAAGGTTTGGGAGGAAGGCAAGGACTTCCTTGAGGAACTGCTGGGCGATGAAGAAGTCCGCGCGGCACTGCCAGAGGAAACCATCCGCGAAAAATTCGACCTTGGTTATCACACCAAGCATGTCGATACGATTTTCACGCGGGTTTTCGGTCAGGCTTGA
- the purC gene encoding phosphoribosylaminoimidazolesuccinocarboxamide synthase → MNRRRRIYEGKAKILYEGPEPGTLIQFFKDDATAFNKKKHEVIDGKGVLNNRISEYVFTHLNKIGIPTHFIRRLNMREQLIKEVEMIPLEVVVRNVAAGSLSKRLGIDEGVVLPRSIIEFYYKSDALEDPMVSEEHITAFGWANPAELDDIMALAIRVNDFLSGLFLGVGIQLVDFKIECGRLFEGDMMRIILADEISPDSCRLWDIETQEKMDKDRFRRDMGGLVEAYSEVARRLGIINENEPIRGTGPVLVK, encoded by the coding sequence ATGAATCGTCGCCGCCGTATTTACGAAGGCAAGGCCAAGATCCTTTATGAGGGTCCAGAGCCAGGAACTCTCATCCAGTTCTTCAAGGACGATGCCACCGCCTTCAACAAGAAGAAACACGAAGTCATCGATGGCAAGGGCGTTCTGAACAACCGAATTTCGGAATATGTCTTCACCCATCTGAACAAGATCGGCATTCCCACCCACTTCATCCGCCGCCTGAACATGCGCGAGCAGTTGATCAAGGAAGTGGAGATGATCCCGCTCGAAGTCGTCGTGCGCAATGTCGCCGCCGGCTCGCTGTCCAAGCGCCTTGGCATTGACGAGGGCGTGGTGCTGCCGCGCTCGATCATCGAGTTCTATTACAAGTCGGATGCGCTGGAAGACCCGATGGTTTCCGAAGAGCACATCACCGCTTTCGGCTGGGCCAACCCTGCCGAGCTGGACGACATCATGGCGCTCGCCATCCGCGTCAACGATTTCCTCTCCGGTCTTTTCCTCGGCGTCGGCATTCAGCTGGTCGATTTCAAGATCGAGTGCGGTCGCCTGTTCGAAGGCGATATGATGCGCATCATCCTGGCCGATGAAATCTCGCCGGATAGCTGCCGCCTCTGGGATATCGAGACGCAGGAAAAGATGGACAAGGACCGTTTCCGCCGCGATATGGGTGGGCTTGTAGAGGCCTATTCGGAAGTCGCGCGTCGTCTCGGCATCATCAATGAAAATGAACCGATCCGCGGCACCGGCCCGGTTCTCGTCAAGTGA
- a CDS encoding branched-chain amino acid ABC transporter substrate-binding protein, with product MYSIRLLSFALSLSLAGAASAATIGVVAPQNGAYAPLGLQIRQGVKAAAAKVGLDVIEIHESCEEGSGGAIADGLIASKVSVVVGFLCTETLADALPTLKNAAIPAITLSSRAPILMEDALKRGWPLFRMAPSESDESGAIADIILRDWKGMSFGLVDDGTIYSRELVDRIRSRLEEAGLKPTFNDTMRPSQEQQVTLVRRLSRTGVTDIFVAAERNDVSIIARDAASEKLPLTIMSGDTMRAANNPVPLQPGVLAVTLPDYATLPPAAEASKELRAANIEPEGYVLPAYAATQLSAKLLEVAQEKGKPAPEVAINTPFETVLGQIVFNDRHELQTNPYQLQRWTGTSFAPADKAQK from the coding sequence ATGTATTCCATTCGCCTGCTCAGTTTCGCTCTAAGCCTCAGCCTGGCCGGTGCAGCAAGCGCAGCGACGATTGGCGTGGTGGCCCCGCAGAATGGCGCTTATGCACCGCTCGGCCTGCAAATCAGACAGGGCGTGAAGGCCGCAGCCGCAAAAGTCGGCCTTGATGTCATCGAAATCCACGAGAGCTGCGAGGAAGGCAGCGGCGGCGCGATTGCGGATGGCTTGATCGCATCGAAGGTCAGTGTGGTCGTGGGCTTTCTCTGCACGGAAACCCTGGCCGATGCTTTGCCCACGCTCAAGAATGCGGCAATCCCTGCCATCACGCTTTCCAGCCGTGCGCCGATATTGATGGAAGATGCGTTGAAGCGCGGCTGGCCGCTCTTCCGCATGGCCCCCTCCGAAAGCGATGAGTCCGGCGCCATTGCCGATATCATTTTGCGTGACTGGAAGGGCATGTCCTTCGGTCTGGTGGATGACGGCACGATCTACAGCCGCGAACTGGTCGATCGCATCCGCTCCCGGCTGGAGGAAGCGGGCCTGAAACCCACCTTCAACGATACGATGCGCCCCTCGCAGGAGCAGCAGGTCACCCTCGTGCGCCGCCTCAGCCGCACGGGCGTTACGGATATCTTCGTTGCCGCAGAGCGGAATGATGTCTCCATCATCGCCCGGGATGCCGCGTCGGAAAAACTGCCACTCACCATCATGTCCGGCGATACGATGAGAGCCGCCAACAACCCCGTGCCATTGCAGCCGGGCGTTCTGGCCGTCACTTTGCCCGATTACGCGACGCTTCCCCCGGCTGCCGAAGCATCGAAGGAGCTGCGCGCAGCGAATATCGAACCGGAAGGCTATGTGCTTCCGGCCTATGCCGCGACCCAGCTTTCCGCGAAACTGCTAGAAGTCGCGCAGGAAAAGGGCAAGCCCGCACCGGAAGTGGCCATCAACACTCCATTTGAAACCGTCCTCGGGCAAATCGTCTTCAACGACCGCCACGAATTGCAGACCAACCCTTATCAGCTGCAACGCTGGACTGGCACCAGCTTTGCTCCCGCAGATAAAGCGCAGAAATAA
- a CDS encoding DEAD/DEAH box helicase, whose protein sequence is MTTFSDLGLSQKVLSAIADAGYTTPTPIQAGAIPPALERRDICGIAQTGTGKTASFVLPMLTLLEKGRARARMPRTLILEPTRELAAQVAENFEKYGKNHKLNVALLIGGVSFEEQDRKLERGADVLICTPGRLLDHCERGKLLMTGVEIFVIDEADRMLDMGFIPDIERIAKMIPFTRQTLFFSATMPPEIQKLADRFLQNPTRVETAKPSSTAKTVTQRIVATHDKDYEKRAVLRDLIKAQTDLKNAIIFCNRKKDVADLYRSLERHGFSVGALHGDMDQTSRTKTLAGFKENQITLLVASDVAARGLDIPDVSHVFNFDVPIHAEDYVHRIGRTGRAGRSGAAFTLVNRRDTKYLDAIEKLINEKIEWLNGDLSELPAPMESFASDRPRRGKEKDKERGRGRDRNRRDAPQQTEAETPIVKPADNAPVAANGGDKLKAERRHEKAPRNFERSHGASHANDDNRDRRRHYRDHDDGPTPVGFGDDIPAFMLIVANAKA, encoded by the coding sequence TTGACAACATTCTCTGATCTTGGCCTGAGCCAAAAAGTTCTATCCGCTATTGCTGATGCCGGCTACACCACGCCGACGCCTATTCAGGCGGGTGCCATTCCGCCAGCGCTGGAACGACGCGATATTTGTGGCATTGCACAGACGGGCACGGGCAAAACCGCCTCCTTCGTGCTGCCGATGCTGACGCTGCTGGAAAAGGGCCGCGCCCGCGCAAGAATGCCGCGCACGCTGATCCTTGAGCCTACGCGCGAACTCGCCGCACAGGTCGCGGAAAACTTCGAGAAATACGGCAAGAATCACAAGCTCAACGTTGCGCTTCTGATTGGTGGCGTCTCCTTCGAGGAGCAGGATCGCAAGCTTGAGCGTGGCGCAGATGTTCTGATCTGCACCCCCGGCCGCCTGCTCGACCATTGCGAGCGCGGCAAGCTCCTGATGACCGGCGTCGAGATTTTCGTCATCGATGAAGCCGACCGTATGCTGGATATGGGCTTTATCCCGGATATCGAACGCATCGCCAAGATGATCCCTTTCACGCGCCAGACCCTGTTCTTCTCGGCCACCATGCCGCCGGAAATCCAGAAGCTGGCAGACCGCTTCCTGCAGAACCCGACCCGCGTCGAAACGGCCAAGCCGTCTTCCACTGCAAAGACGGTAACGCAGCGCATCGTGGCAACGCATGACAAGGACTATGAGAAGCGCGCCGTATTGCGCGATCTCATCAAGGCTCAGACCGACCTGAAGAACGCGATCATCTTCTGCAATCGCAAGAAGGACGTCGCGGATCTCTATCGCTCGCTGGAGCGTCATGGCTTCTCAGTCGGCGCACTGCATGGCGATATGGACCAGACCTCGCGGACGAAAACCCTTGCCGGATTCAAGGAGAACCAGATTACCCTTCTGGTCGCTTCAGACGTCGCCGCACGCGGTCTCGATATTCCCGATGTCAGCCACGTCTTCAATTTCGATGTACCGATCCATGCGGAAGACTATGTTCACCGCATCGGCCGTACCGGTCGTGCAGGCCGCTCCGGCGCTGCCTTCACCCTCGTCAATCGCCGCGATACGAAGTATCTCGATGCCATCGAGAAGCTGATCAACGAAAAGATCGAATGGCTGAATGGCGATCTTTCCGAGCTTCCGGCACCGATGGAAAGCTTTGCCAGCGACCGTCCGCGTCGCGGCAAGGAAAAGGACAAGGAACGTGGCCGTGGCCGCGATAGAAACCGCCGTGATGCTCCTCAGCAGACCGAAGCGGAAACCCCAATTGTAAAACCTGCTGACAACGCACCGGTTGCAGCGAATGGAGGCGACAAGTTGAAGGCAGAGCGTAGGCACGAAAAGGCTCCTCGCAATTTCGAACGGAGCCATGGCGCTTCCCACGCCAACGACGACAACCGTGATCGTCGCCGCCACTATCGCGACCATGACGATGGCCCGACACCTGTCGGCTTCGGCGACGACATTCCGGCCTTCATGCTGATCGTCGCAAACGCCAAGGCCTGA
- the purQ gene encoding phosphoribosylformylglycinamidine synthase subunit PurQ, which produces MKSAVVQLPGLNRDRDMIAALTKISGQAPVTIWQTETQIPDVDLIVIPGGFSYGDYLRCGAIAARMPVMQAIREKAEAGVKVIGVCNGFQILVEAGMLPGALMRNTSLKFVCREVKLEVVNNDTEFTRAYDKGQIIRSPVAHHDGNYFVEADELKALEDNGQVVFRYAEGTNPNGSLNDIAGVVNAKGNVLGMMPHPENLIEAAHGGKDGRGIFASALGVIAA; this is translated from the coding sequence ATGAAATCCGCAGTCGTCCAGCTTCCTGGCCTCAATCGCGACCGTGACATGATCGCGGCGTTGACGAAGATTTCCGGTCAGGCGCCCGTTACCATCTGGCAGACGGAAACGCAGATCCCGGATGTCGATCTGATCGTCATTCCCGGCGGCTTTTCTTACGGCGATTACCTTCGCTGTGGCGCTATCGCCGCCCGCATGCCCGTCATGCAGGCCATCCGCGAAAAGGCGGAAGCTGGCGTCAAGGTCATCGGCGTCTGCAACGGCTTCCAGATTCTGGTCGAAGCTGGCATGCTGCCCGGCGCGCTGATGCGCAACACCTCGCTCAAATTCGTCTGCCGCGAAGTGAAGCTCGAAGTCGTCAACAACGACACCGAATTCACCCGCGCCTACGACAAGGGCCAGATCATCCGTTCGCCGGTTGCTCACCATGACGGCAACTACTTCGTTGAAGCGGATGAACTGAAAGCACTGGAAGATAACGGTCAGGTCGTGTTCCGCTACGCCGAAGGCACCAACCCGAACGGTTCGCTGAACGATATCGCTGGTGTCGTCAACGCCAAGGGCAACGTGCTTGGCATGATGCCGCACCCGGAAAACCTCATCGAAGCTGCCCATGGCGGCAAGGATGGCCGCGGCATATTCGCCTCCGCTCTCGGCGTCATCGCAGCGTAA
- a CDS encoding EAL and GGDEF domain-containing protein, whose translation MIWQDRVTKDVLPKDFLNALPVPALLMGPDGSIAFVPDELGFPQLFAHPENIADLVPESERNALEAFLKDIAQTAPKSIELRLGAPFCDDCYAILSIGHCPNLPDLYLAQFTDITGQREREKEIALRESRWNSALVSSLSGVWDNDLVKGELYGSETWRAIRGMTVQDQIESDREKWLATLHPDDRDHTLHCIERQNAGDPAYSVFQYRERHKDGQWVWIECRGACIERDENGKPLRIVGTDTDISQRKATEHDLERVSRHFKLALDASQVGVFEVDFETRVTTWDERMYEIFGIEQNTPIIVGGLWETLVHPDDLERVSANAWNQINTLQPFSDDYRIVLPDGGIRHIRARSLPFIDIDGRHKMIGVNWDVTHDVLLRNELERAKTLAEARNAELEAAKDRIEHNALHDYLTDLPNRRYLDEKLGRLMRDREEGDPGIGVLHIDLDRFKQINDTLGHRTGDMMLKHVAELLTRSLKPGEFVARIGGDEFVLLSPFTGSMRKLAMMADRLIRDLRKPVMHEGHECRFGASIGIACGIGQQIDYKQILLNADIALYNAKKRGRNRYEFFSADKQDWLVNTKRISDEILIALERDEFVPYYQFQFDALTLDITGVETLVRWQHPVEGILTPDRFLAVAEDLDAVATIDATILEKALRDFRSWRAQGIAVPKVSVNVSARRLHDPSLLKTLDGLEIEPGTLSFELLESIFLDDSNEVAIANLQKLRDLGIDIEIDDFGTGHASIISLLKVNPNTLKVDRELVRLAPQSTEQRKLLSSIIDIGHSLGIKVVAEGVETAEHIRILQAVACDSLQGFALCRPLPRDKVPAFVESQAWRAAALTPPLRAKAPKLTVLKCEFRTPSWFRSWTDRCEGRPPHSAEARSSARECWHPEPQSRPWRNHRAAC comes from the coding sequence ATGATATGGCAGGATCGCGTGACCAAAGACGTGTTGCCAAAAGACTTTTTAAATGCCCTTCCTGTTCCTGCGCTCCTCATGGGGCCGGACGGCAGCATAGCCTTTGTGCCTGACGAGCTGGGTTTTCCGCAGCTTTTCGCCCACCCGGAAAACATAGCAGACCTCGTTCCGGAGTCGGAGCGCAACGCGCTTGAGGCATTTCTGAAGGACATCGCGCAGACCGCGCCGAAGTCTATCGAACTGCGCCTCGGCGCACCCTTCTGCGATGATTGCTACGCCATTCTCAGCATCGGCCACTGCCCCAACCTGCCCGATCTCTATCTTGCCCAGTTTACCGATATCACCGGGCAGCGCGAACGCGAGAAGGAAATCGCTCTGCGCGAAAGCCGGTGGAACAGCGCCCTCGTCAGCTCGCTTTCCGGCGTCTGGGATAATGATCTCGTAAAGGGCGAGCTCTACGGTTCTGAAACATGGCGCGCCATTCGCGGCATGACGGTTCAGGACCAGATCGAAAGCGACCGCGAGAAGTGGCTCGCCACGCTTCACCCGGATGATCGCGATCACACGCTTCACTGCATCGAGCGGCAGAATGCGGGCGACCCTGCTTATTCCGTCTTCCAGTATCGCGAGCGGCATAAGGATGGCCAGTGGGTATGGATAGAATGTCGCGGCGCCTGCATAGAGCGCGATGAAAACGGCAAGCCGCTACGCATCGTCGGCACGGATACGGATATCTCCCAGCGCAAGGCCACAGAGCATGATCTGGAACGCGTGTCGCGCCACTTCAAGCTGGCGCTGGACGCATCGCAGGTCGGCGTCTTCGAAGTAGACTTCGAAACCCGTGTCACCACCTGGGATGAGCGGATGTACGAGATTTTCGGCATCGAGCAGAACACGCCGATCATCGTCGGCGGTCTGTGGGAAACGCTCGTTCACCCCGACGATCTGGAACGGGTGTCGGCAAACGCATGGAACCAGATCAACACGCTCCAGCCCTTCAGTGACGATTACCGCATCGTCCTTCCAGATGGCGGCATTCGCCATATCCGGGCGCGCTCGCTGCCCTTCATAGACATCGATGGTCGTCACAAGATGATCGGCGTGAACTGGGATGTCACGCATGATGTTCTGCTTCGCAACGAGTTGGAGCGTGCCAAAACGCTGGCCGAAGCGCGCAACGCGGAGCTGGAGGCGGCAAAAGACCGTATCGAGCACAACGCACTGCACGATTACCTGACGGACTTGCCGAACCGCCGCTATCTCGACGAAAAGCTGGGCAGGCTGATGCGGGATCGCGAGGAGGGCGATCCGGGCATAGGCGTTCTCCATATCGATCTGGATCGCTTCAAGCAGATCAACGATACGCTCGGTCACCGTACCGGTGACATGATGCTGAAACATGTTGCCGAGCTTCTGACCCGCAGCCTGAAACCCGGCGAATTCGTCGCGCGTATCGGCGGGGATGAGTTCGTGCTTCTCTCGCCATTCACCGGCAGCATGCGCAAACTGGCAATGATGGCCGACCGGCTGATCCGGGATTTGCGCAAGCCGGTCATGCATGAAGGCCACGAATGCCGCTTCGGCGCCAGCATCGGCATTGCCTGCGGCATTGGCCAGCAGATCGATTACAAGCAGATCCTGCTCAACGCCGATATCGCTCTCTATAATGCCAAGAAGCGTGGGCGAAACCGCTATGAGTTCTTCTCCGCGGATAAGCAGGACTGGCTGGTCAATACCAAGCGCATTTCTGATGAAATCCTGATCGCGCTCGAGCGTGACGAGTTCGTGCCCTATTACCAGTTCCAGTTCGATGCGCTCACACTGGATATTACCGGCGTCGAGACGCTGGTACGCTGGCAGCATCCGGTCGAAGGCATCCTCACCCCGGACCGGTTTCTGGCGGTGGCGGAGGATCTGGATGCCGTGGCCACCATCGATGCCACCATTCTGGAAAAGGCGCTGCGGGATTTCCGCTCATGGCGCGCGCAGGGCATCGCGGTGCCGAAGGTTTCGGTCAACGTTTCCGCCCGCCGCCTGCATGATCCATCGCTGTTGAAGACCTTGGACGGGCTGGAAATCGAGCCCGGCACACTGTCCTTCGAACTGCTGGAATCGATTTTTCTGGATGACAGCAACGAGGTTGCCATCGCCAATCTTCAGAAGCTGCGTGATCTTGGCATCGATATCGAGATCGATGATTTCGGCACCGGCCATGCCTCCATCATCAGCCTTCTCAAAGTAAATCCCAACACTTTGAAAGTAGATCGGGAGCTGGTTCGCCTCGCGCCGCAGTCGACGGAACAACGAAAGCTCCTGAGCTCGATCATCGATATCGGCCATTCGCTGGGCATCAAAGTTGTGGCGGAAGGCGTGGAGACGGCGGAACACATCAGGATCTTGCAGGCCGTCGCGTGCGACTCCCTGCAAGGCTTTGCGTTATGCCGTCCGCTGCCGCGGGACAAGGTTCCGGCCTTTGTCGAGTCGCAGGCGTGGAGGGCCGCTGCCCTCACCCCGCCCCTTCGGGCCAAAGCGCCGAAACTGACCGTTCTGAAGTGCGAGTTCAGGACGCCATCTTGGTTCCGTAGCTGGACAGACCGTTGCGAAGGTCGTCCGCCGCACAGCGCAGAAGCTCGCTCATCCGCTCGTGAATGCTGGCATCCAGAACCGCAATCCCGGCCTTGGCGAAATCATCGTGCAGCTTGTTGA
- the purS gene encoding phosphoribosylformylglycinamidine synthase subunit PurS, which translates to MIKARVTVTLKNGVLDPQGKAIEGALGSLGFDGVGQVRQGKVFDLELNASDKAKAEADLKAMCEKLLANTVIENYSIAIL; encoded by the coding sequence GTGATCAAGGCACGGGTGACTGTTACGCTGAAGAACGGCGTTCTCGATCCGCAGGGTAAGGCAATCGAAGGCGCGCTCGGTAGCCTCGGTTTCGATGGCGTCGGCCAGGTCCGTCAGGGCAAGGTGTTCGACCTCGAACTCAATGCTAGCGACAAGGCAAAGGCTGAAGCCGACCTGAAGGCGATGTGCGAAAAGCTTCTCGCCAACACCGTCATCGAAAACTACTCCATCGCCATCCTCTAA
- a CDS encoding DUF1127 domain-containing protein, with product MRKLNEYLVTIDTIYPDGYERERVFRDAGDMVEAQPFPAVKPRTLMGRLISPFATWFEKRRSRLSLRELTPEQLHDIGLSRCETTAELEKAYLLSALRRSF from the coding sequence ATGCGCAAGTTGAATGAGTATCTCGTAACAATCGATACAATCTATCCCGATGGATATGAGCGGGAACGCGTTTTTCGCGATGCGGGCGACATGGTGGAAGCACAGCCATTTCCCGCCGTAAAGCCTCGCACCCTGATGGGCCGCCTCATATCGCCATTTGCGACATGGTTCGAGAAGCGTCGGTCGAGATTGTCTCTTCGCGAACTCACGCCTGAGCAGTTGCACGACATAGGATTATCGCGCTGTGAGACGACTGCGGAATTGGAGAAGGCTTACCTTCTGTCAGCGTTGAGACGGTCATTTTGA
- a CDS encoding NUDIX domain-containing protein gives MAQPGIDFPGVGCGLVIRRDGKLLLYKRVKSPEAGHWSIVGGKVDHMEHAVEAARREAEEETGLTIGDVRFHCISEQIIPEDGQHWLSLIYITDDAEGTPQLTEPDKLSDMGWFDLENLPSPLSLFAKDAFAHLKG, from the coding sequence ATGGCACAGCCAGGCATTGATTTTCCAGGGGTAGGCTGCGGTCTCGTCATCAGGCGGGACGGCAAGCTGCTGCTTTACAAGCGCGTAAAGTCGCCGGAAGCCGGCCACTGGAGCATCGTCGGCGGCAAGGTCGACCATATGGAACACGCGGTCGAGGCCGCGCGCCGCGAAGCGGAAGAAGAAACCGGCCTCACCATCGGTGACGTCCGTTTTCACTGCATCAGCGAACAGATCATACCCGAAGACGGCCAGCACTGGCTGTCACTGATCTATATTACAGACGACGCCGAGGGCACTCCGCAACTGACGGAGCCGGACAAGCTGTCCGATATGGGCTGGTTCGATCTGGAAAACCTTCCCTCCCCACTTTCCCTTTTCGCCAAGGATGCCTTTGCCCACTTGAAGGGGTAA
- the rpe gene encoding ribulose-phosphate 3-epimerase, which translates to MSLPVRIAPSILAANFAKLGQEVADVTAAGADWIHLDVMDGHFVPNISFGPDVIKALRPHSMAFFDCHLMIAPADPYLEAFAKAGCDGITVHAEAGPHLHRSLQTIRSLGKKVGVTLNPATPLSVLENVLDDVDLILIMSVNPGFGGQKFIPAMLDKIRAAKSLIGDRPIELEVDGGITIETAGSAIAAGANVLVAGSAVFKGDGAEDYRKTVSAVRAAAESGRA; encoded by the coding sequence ATGTCCCTTCCCGTCCGGATCGCCCCATCCATTCTTGCCGCCAATTTCGCGAAGCTTGGCCAGGAGGTCGCGGATGTCACGGCGGCGGGCGCGGACTGGATTCATCTGGATGTGATGGATGGCCATTTCGTTCCGAACATCTCCTTCGGCCCGGATGTCATCAAGGCACTGCGCCCGCACAGCATGGCCTTTTTCGATTGCCATCTGATGATCGCGCCTGCCGATCCCTATCTTGAGGCTTTCGCCAAGGCTGGCTGCGATGGCATCACCGTTCATGCGGAAGCCGGTCCGCACCTGCACCGCTCGCTGCAAACCATTCGCTCGCTCGGCAAGAAAGTCGGCGTCACGCTCAATCCGGCGACGCCGCTTTCCGTGCTGGAAAACGTTCTGGATGACGTCGATCTCATTCTCATCATGAGCGTCAATCCCGGCTTCGGCGGCCAGAAGTTCATTCCGGCCATGCTGGACAAGATCCGCGCGGCGAAGTCCCTTATCGGTGATAGACCCATCGAACTGGAAGTGGACGGCGGCATCACCATCGAAACCGCTGGCAGCGCCATTGCCGCCGGTGCCAATGTGCTCGTTGCAGGCTCCGCCGTCTTCAAGGGCGATGGCGCGGAAGATTACCGCAAGACCGTCAGCGCCGTTCGTGCAGCCGCCGAAAGCGGTCGCGCCTGA
- a CDS encoding alpha/beta hydrolase: MKASEAEILIVPGYTNSGPDHWQSRWQEKLSTARRVEQAEWSKPVKEDWVQRLVEEVNASTKPVVLVAHSLGVPTVIHALPQIASKVAGAMFVAPPDVANSEIRPKHLMTFGPYPRDPLPFPTITIASRNDPFGSYEHADDIAAAWGSLLIDAGMSGHINSESGHGPWPEGTMVFAQFLSRLQPPPGFSD; this comes from the coding sequence ATGAAAGCGTCAGAAGCAGAAATCCTCATCGTTCCCGGTTACACCAATTCCGGCCCCGACCACTGGCAGAGCCGCTGGCAGGAGAAGCTCTCCACAGCGCGCCGCGTGGAGCAGGCGGAGTGGTCCAAGCCGGTCAAGGAAGATTGGGTTCAGCGTCTTGTGGAGGAGGTGAATGCCTCCACGAAGCCTGTTGTGCTCGTTGCCCATTCGCTGGGTGTGCCGACCGTCATCCACGCCCTGCCGCAAATTGCCAGCAAGGTGGCGGGTGCCATGTTCGTCGCCCCGCCGGATGTCGCCAATTCGGAAATCCGCCCGAAGCACCTCATGACTTTCGGCCCGTATCCGCGCGATCCGCTGCCCTTCCCGACCATAACCATCGCCAGCCGCAATGATCCCTTCGGTTCGTATGAACACGCCGATGACATTGCCGCAGCATGGGGTTCGCTACTCATCGACGCTGGCATGTCCGGCCACATCAACAGCGAGTCGGGCCACGGTCCCTGGCCGGAAGGAACCATGGTTTTCGCACAGTTCCTGAGCCGGCTTCAGCCGCCTCCCGGATTTAGCGATTGA